The nucleotide window ATCCGGGAAGCCGGCGGCCAGGATGCCCTCGTCGACGCGGACGTCGATCTCCCAGTCTTCCAGACCCAGGTCCCGCACGGCCTCGACGGCGGCACCGCGGACGCTCAGCGCCTCGGCGGGGCTCTCGGAGCGTTCCTCCTGGGCCAGATAACCGACGCGGATCCCCCGGCGAGGAGAGAAGAGCCCTTCATCGGCCGTCTCGAGCCCGGCCAGGATCTTGAGCAGCGTGGATTTGCCGGTCCCGTTGGGCCCGATGAGCCCGGTGCGCTCGCCCTCGAAGAGCCCGAACGACAGGCCCTCGAAGAGCGGCCTTTTGCCGTAGCTCTTGGATATCTTCTGACAACTCAGCAGGATCGCCATGTTCTCGGGCGCCGCGGCGAGCGGGGCCCTTCATCCATGATACCATGCGCGACGGGGCCCTCCGGACGTCAGGAGCGTCCCGAAGAGCCCAGCAGGCCGAGCACGGACGCCGCGGCCGCCGACCGGAGCTTCTCGAGCCAGGACCAGGGCTTCCGCTTCGAACCGCGCGCGGTGCCCGGCTCATCCAGGACTCTGCGCGTGGCATCCAGGGCGAGCAGGACCCGGTCGAAGCGCGGGTCGGCGATCCGGCCTTTTTCGAAGATGCGGCGCAGGCCGGAGTCCGGCGTCAGGGAGGCGAGGATGAACGCGGCGATGTCCTCTGCGGACTGAGCCCGGTCGCTGCGGCCCGTCCATTCGACCCCCGCGAGGGCGTCCTGGCCCTCCTCGAAGACCTCCCGGGACGCGGCGTCCGCGCGCGCGAGGATGCGCTGGAAGCGATGGGTCTCGAACATGCTCCGCGCCGTCAGGTAGAGGGCGTGGAAGAACGGCTTCCCCAGGAGCGCGAGCAGGTTCTGGGCGTTGACTCCCGCGGCCACGGGCGGCAGGTCCGCCTGCGCGTAGAAGAACTCGAAGACCTTGCGCGGGACGCCGCCCGCGGCGATGACGAGCGCCTCGCCCTGACGCAGGGCGGCGATGCGGCCGGCGAGGCCCGGGTCCTCGACGCTGGCGATCCGAACCTTCCCTTTCAAGGCGGGCTCGCGGAGGATGAGCGCCTCGAGCTTGCGGATCCCCGCGGCGTCGAGCGTCCAGAAGACGGGGAGGAGGACTCCCCCCGGCCGGAAGGCCTGCGGCGCCCGCTCCTGAGCTCTGCGCACTCCGCGCAGAAGGAGGAGGAGCTTCTCGAGTCCGGACTTCTCCGGATTGTCGTAGACCGGCAGGAGGTCGCTGCGCTCCAGCGCCCCCGCGATCGCCTGCAGGCCCGCGGCCTTCGGCGCGAAGCGCGTGGAGCGCGCGGTCTCGCGCGCGATGAACTCCGCGGGCGACTCCGGGGCCGGGAGCTCGTAGACGATGGGCAGGGTCTTGAGGGTCTTGTGCGCGCCCGCGAGTTCGAGGTCTCCCGGACCCTGCAGGGACGCCGGGGCCCAGAGGAAGGGCTGGACGGTCAGAAGGTGGTCGACATCGAGGTCGGAGGGGGCGAGCTCGGCGTCGGTCGCCGAGACGATGCCCAGCGCCAGATGCCGGCCGCTCCTGTGCAGCTCGGCCATGGGCATGGCGAGCGCGCCGGCGTCCGCGACGCGCTGGACGTCCGTCCCGGTCGGCTCGAAGCCCGGGAGGACCACGTCCATCTTGGACTTGGTCTCCCGACTCCCGCTGTAGACCACCTCGAACTCCCCCGAGAAGCCGAGCTCGCGCAGACGCTGGAGCAGGACGGACGCCGCGGACTGGTGGCCGACGCCCGGGGCGGAAGGCACGAAGACCCGGAGCGTCGGGTACCGCTGGAGGAACGACTGGACGCGGGCCTGGAGGCGGCCTTCACGCCCGGGTGAGGAGGCCTTGGCGGCGGCCGGAGAGGTGTCCCCGCTCCCCGCCTGCGCTGCCGACGGGAGGACGGAGACGTCCGCCGGGACCGTCTCGCCCGCGCTCCGGGCGGGAGCGGCGCTTTCCCGCACCGTCGGGGCCTCTCCCGCGCTCGGCAGAGAGGAGACCGGCTGGAGCTCCATCGAGGACCCCGCTCCCGTCTGCGCGGGAAACGGCAGCCGGACCGGCGGGACCGGGGAGACCGAGACGGACGACGGCGCCTGCGCGCCCGAGATGACGATCGCCTGGGCGAAAGCTCCGGCGCCCGGCGCCAGGACGAGCGCGGCGGCCAGGACGGCCCTAGTGGAGCCGATGGATCTCATTGCCGGGGATGTCCACCTCGAGGTCGATGTTCGCGCGGGTCCGCTCATCGTAGGACAGCCAGCTGGGCAGGATGACCTTCGCGTAATAATCCATATGCTTCGCCAGCTCCACGGGATTCAGGAAGACTCCCCGGTCCCGTTCGAATCTCTTGCGGACCGCGTCCAGCGCGTCCCGCAGGCGGACATGGAGGTCGGTATAGCCCGAGAAGGACTCGCGGTTGGCGGACTTCCCGTCGATGAACACGACGTCGCCCGGCCGGTAGACGTACTGCTTGTCGGCGTAGAACCGCTTCGAGTCGCGGCTGACATAGGCGCTCTTCCTCGTGACGATCACCTGTTCCTCCGGGGCGAAGACGTCGAAGAGCTTGCGCATCTCCTTGAGCTCCAGCTCGACGACGTCGTTGCGCCACAGGCTCTCCTCGTCGACGAAGGGCTCCCCCGGCCGGACCGTCTCCCAGCCGTGCTCCTTCAGGATCCGCTCCTCCTCGTCGGTCAGGTCCTCGCCCAGGATGCGTCTCTTCAGCGCCAGGCAGATCTTCATCGGGAACCGCACCTCGTCGAGGTTGTCGACCATGCTGCGGTTCTTCGGGTACATCAGCTCATAGAGGTCGGCCAGGGCCCGGACCATCGTGCTCTTGCCCACGCCGGCCGTCCCGTCGATGGCGACCATCCCGCCCTTGTCCCCGAGCCGGTCGTGGATCTCGCGGGCCAGCCGGACGATGAGGGGCGCCGAGACCTTCGGATCCGCATAATACACCCCGGAGGCGCCGAGCGCCGCGCGGACGCCGTCGAGGGTCTCGACGACGCGGATGGCCATCCGTCCGCTGCTCGGAGGGGTCTCCTGCGTACGGACCGCCTTGAGGAAAGCCCGGAGCTGGTGGTCGAGCGAGGGCTCCGCCTCCGCTTCCGTCTTGAACGCCGACTGTTCGCGCAGAGCGGCCAGCGCGGCCTCGTCGACCGCGGCCTGCTCGTCCGAAAGCGCGTGGGGGGTCGGACGGATCTCCAGCCGGGTGAACGCGGGCTCTCCGCCGTAGTCGAAGGTCGCGGTGAACTCACTGCCGACGACGACGATGTCGCGGGTCTTGCGGCCGTCGTACTCGCGCGAGAGCTTGACGGTGACCGGGACCTCGCCGTACATGAGCTTCAGGCCCACCGTCTCCCGGCTCTCCGAAGAGACCGCGCCGACCAGCTTGCTCGGGCCGTCCTGCCCCATCAAGGCGTCGATCATGTAGAGCTGGTGATAGCCCAGCCCTTCCAGGGCCGTGTGCGTGCGGTCGAACTTCTGCGGCGGATTGAGATAGTGCCCCTCGACGGAGAGGATCTTCCCCAGCTTCCCGCCGGCGATCATGTCCTTGAGCCGCTGCAAGTGCGGCAGGTAGTACCGGTTGTGCCCCACCATGAGGATGAGGCCGCGCGCCTCGGCCAGGGCGACCAGCTCCTCGGCCTGCTCCGCGGTCTGAGTGAAGGGCTTCTCCACCAGGACGTTCTTTCCGGCGAGCAGGGCCTGCTTCGCGATCGCGTGATGGGTGTTCCCCGGCGTGACGATGATGACCGCCTTGACGCGCGGGTCGGCGAGGACCTCGGAGGCGTCTCCCTGCTCCAGGCTCAGCGCGTCGGACGAGGCATACTGCGCCCGCAGCTCGTCGCTGATGGTCCGATCGACGGCCCTCACCCGCACCCCGTGCGTCACCAGGGTGTCCAGATGCCGCTGTCCCTGTTTCCCGACGCCGATGAGCCCGATGACCTCGTCGGGACGGCCGAGGACCTCGGCGGCGGTCGGGCCGTCGTGGTCGCGCGCGTAGGAGAGGTTCGAGATGTGATGGAAGCGCGGCCCCTGGACGACCGGGACGGACGGGGCCTCGTCCGCGGCGGGCTTGAACTCCCCGGCCTCGAGCGTCCGGAGCCGGTCGTAGAGGGCGTCCAGCGTCCCGGGGGCGTCGAGCCGCAGCCCGGCCAGAGCCGCGGCGATCGCGCTGCGGCTCCCCGCATCGGAGGCGGGGGCGCCTGCGATCAGGGACAGCGCCTCAGCGGCCAGCGTCCCCTCGGAGG belongs to Elusimicrobiota bacterium and includes:
- a CDS encoding Gfo/Idh/MocA family oxidoreductase, whose amino-acid sequence is MKNAKRPLACALALAVLWSSFPGAAYGQSVLLSRPVNAQTAPVAGLSSAAQVRFASGIASLSSQLSILPSFSALQTVQALPGSVPASSAAALRAAFIKDAVAFIDAAAPQGGAESFEVEAGRAVKGALLDPQGYGARIIADLGKKDGDQASSEGTLAAEALSLIAGAPASDAGSRSAIAAALAGLRLDAPGTLDALYDRLRTLEAGEFKPAADEAPSVPVVQGPRFHHISNLSYARDHDGPTAAEVLGRPDEVIGLIGVGKQGQRHLDTLVTHGVRVRAVDRTISDELRAQYASSDALSLEQGDASEVLADPRVKAVIIVTPGNTHHAIAKQALLAGKNVLVEKPFTQTAEQAEELVALAEARGLILMVGHNRYYLPHLQRLKDMIAGGKLGKILSVEGHYLNPPQKFDRTHTALEGLGYHQLYMIDALMGQDGPSKLVGAVSSESRETVGLKLMYGEVPVTVKLSREYDGRKTRDIVVVGSEFTATFDYGGEPAFTRLEIRPTPHALSDEQAAVDEAALAALREQSAFKTEAEAEPSLDHQLRAFLKAVRTQETPPSSGRMAIRVVETLDGVRAALGASGVYYADPKVSAPLIVRLAREIHDRLGDKGGMVAIDGTAGVGKSTMVRALADLYELMYPKNRSMVDNLDEVRFPMKICLALKRRILGEDLTDEEERILKEHGWETVRPGEPFVDEESLWRNDVVELELKEMRKLFDVFAPEEQVIVTRKSAYVSRDSKRFYADKQYVYRPGDVVFIDGKSANRESFSGYTDLHVRLRDALDAVRKRFERDRGVFLNPVELAKHMDYYAKVILPSWLSYDERTRANIDLEVDIPGNEIHRLH